A region of the Streptococcus suis genome:
AAAAATTCATATAATGATATAACGCAAAGAATTATGCATAATATAGGCGATATAATCGATAATTATTTATAAATAAGGTTGAAAATGTGAAGAATTTCTCAACATAAATGCGAGCGTTTTCAAGTTTTTGTTTTTTTGCTCTGTTAAACTATGGATGTAAAGAGGAAATGAGAGGCAGGAAAGCGTACGTTCCTCCTCGTTTCCCATCATGTATAAATCTACAAGGAGGACAGATCATGTCAAACCATCCAATTCATGTTTTTTCAGAAATTGGTAAGCTGAAAAAAGTTATGTTACACAGACCAGGTAAGGAAATTGAAAACCTGATGCCTGACTACCTAGAACGCCTACTCTTCGATGATATTCCATTCTTAGAAGATGCACAGAAAGAGCATGATGCATTTGCTCAAGCTCTTCGTGATGAAGGTGTCGAAGTACTCTACTTGGAAAAATTAGCTGCTGAGTCACTTGTTACACCTGAAATTCGTGAACAATTTATTGATGAATATCTCGAAGAAGCTAACATTCGTGGTCGGGCGACTAAGAAGGCAATTCGCAAGTTGTTGATGTCTATTGAAGATAATCAAGAACTGGTTGAGAAAACGATGGCTGGTGTTCAAAAGGCAGAATTGCCAGAAATCCCTTCTGAAGAAAAAGGTTTGACAGATTTGGTTGAATCCTCTTACCCATTTGCAATAGACCCAATGCCAAACCTTTACTTCACACGGGATCCATTTGCTACGATTGGTAATGCTGTTTCTCTTAACCACATGTATTCAGAAACACGGAACCGTGAAACCTTGTATGGTAAATATATCTTCACCCATCACCCAGAATATGGTGGAAAAGTTCCATTGGTTTACAATCGTGAAGCAACTACTCGTATAGAGGGTGGTGACGAATTGGTTCTTTCAAAAGATGTTTTGGCAGTAGGTATTTCACAACGTACCGATGCTGCATCAATTGAAAAACTATTGGTAAATATCTTTGAACAGCATGTTGGCTTCAAGAAAGTATTGGCATTCGAATTTGCTAACAACCGTAAATTCATGCACTTGGATACAGTATTTACCATGGTTGACTATGATAAGTTTACTATCCACCCAGAAATTGAAGGTGACCTTCGTGTCTTCTCTGTAACCTATGAAAATGATACGCTTCATATTGAAGAAGAACATGGTGACTTGGCAGAACTTTTGGCTGCGAACCTTGGTCTTGAAAAGGTAGAATTGATCCGTTGTGGTGGCGGTGATATGGTTGCTGCTGGTCGTGAGCAATGGAATGATGGTTCAAATACATTGACTATTGCACCAGGTGTGGTAGTTGTTTACAAACGCAATACGATTACCAATGCAATCCTCGAGTCCAAAGGGCTTCGTTTGATTAAGATTGGCGGAAGCGAATTGGTTCGCGGTCGTGGTGGACCTCGTTGTATGTCAATGCCGTTTGAACGGGAAGACATCTAATGCCAAGTATAGAACGAACAACAATCGGTTCGGAAGAATGGCAACG
Encoded here:
- the arcA gene encoding arginine deiminase, with protein sequence MMSNHPIHVFSEIGKLKKVMLHRPGKEIENLMPDYLERLLFDDIPFLEDAQKEHDAFAQALRDEGVEVLYLEKLAAESLVTPEIREQFIDEYLEEANIRGRATKKAIRKLLMSIEDNQELVEKTMAGVQKAELPEIPSEEKGLTDLVESSYPFAIDPMPNLYFTRDPFATIGNAVSLNHMYSETRNRETLYGKYIFTHHPEYGGKVPLVYNREATTRIEGGDELVLSKDVLAVGISQRTDAASIEKLLVNIFEQHVGFKKVLAFEFANNRKFMHLDTVFTMVDYDKFTIHPEIEGDLRVFSVTYENDTLHIEEEHGDLAELLAANLGLEKVELIRCGGGDMVAAGREQWNDGSNTLTIAPGVVVVYKRNTITNAILESKGLRLIKIGGSELVRGRGGPRCMSMPFEREDI